Proteins from a genomic interval of Scatophagus argus isolate fScaArg1 chromosome 6, fScaArg1.pri, whole genome shotgun sequence:
- the gabra5 gene encoding gamma-aminobutyric acid receptor subunit alpha-5: MGDGMCYSFAMRRLWVCILLVSITCRLSLSQDVTGTPKEAELNDNITIFTRILDGLLDGYDNRLRPGLGEKVTEITTNIFVTSFGPVSDTEMEYTIDVFFRQSWKDERLCFKGPMQMLALNNLLASNIWTPDTFFLNGKKSIAHNMTTPNKLLRLKDDGTLLYTMRLTISAECPMQLEDFPMDAHACPLKFGSYAYPVSEVVYTWTQGAAKSVVVAEEGSRLNQYHLIGQTAGTEDIYTSRGQYTVMMAHFYLKRKIGYFVIQTYMPCFMTVILSQVSFWLNRESVPARTVFGVTTVLTMTTLSISARNSLPKVAYATAMDWFIAVCYAFVFSALIEFATVNYFTKRSWAWDGKKAMEAQQPKKKDPLALSKKPNNTCSAGVNYTTNLTKDASIATISNSTAVQLKPSETKAPDPKKTYNSVSKIDKMSRIVFPVLFGTFNLVYWATYLNREPVIKGAV, encoded by the exons ATGGGCGATGGAATGTGCTACAGCTTTGCAATGAGACGTCTGTGGGTCTGCATTCTGCTTGTGAGCATCACCTGCCGTCTGAG CCTCTCCCAGGATGTAACTGGAACTCCTAAAGAGGCTGAGTTAAATGACAACATTACCATCTTCACGCGCATCCTGGATGGGTTGCTGGATGGTTATGACAACAGACTCCGCCCTGGACTGGGAG AAAAGGTGACAGAGATCACAACTAACATCTTTGTCACAAGCTTTGGTCCAGTCTCTGACACTGAAATG GAATACACTATTGATGTGTTCTTCCGTCAAAGCTGGAAAGATGAAAGACTTTGCTTTAAAGGTCCCATGCAGATGCTTGCCTTGAATAATCTCCTGGCCAGTAACATCTGGACTCCGGACACCTTCTTCCTCAATGGGAAGAAATCCATTGCACATAATATGACTACACCTAACAAGCTCCTGCGGCTGAAAGATGATGGGACTCTGCTGTACACCATGAG ACTCACTATATCAGCAGAATGCCCCATGCAACTGGAGGATTTCCCAATGGACGCCCATGCTTGCCCCCTTAAATTTGGAAGCT ATGCGTATCCAGTTTCGGAGGTGGTCTACACGTGGACTCAGGGAGCAGCCAAGTCGGTGGTGGTGGCAGAGGAAGGCTCTCGGCTCAATCAGTATCATCTGATTGGTCAGACTGCGGGAACAGAGGACATCTACACCAGCCGAG GTCAATACACGGTGATGATGGCCCACTTTTACCTGAAGAGGAAGATTGGTTACTTTGTCATCCAGACCTACATGCCTTGCTTCATGACTGTAATCCTGTCGCAAGTTTCCTTTTGGCTCAACCGAGAGTCTGTGCCAGCGCGGACCGTCTTTG GTGTGACCACAGTACTAACCATGACCACTCTGAGCATCAGCGCTCGAAATTCGCTGCCTAAAGTGGCTTACGCTACCGCCATGGACTGGTTCATCGCAGTGTGCTATGCCTTTGTCTTCTCCGCACTCATTGAGTTTGCCACAGTTAACTACTTCACCAAGAGGAGCTGGGCCTGGGATGGGAAAAAGGCAATGGAGGCTCAACAGCCCAAG aAGAAGGACCCTTTGGCTCTGTCTAAAAAGCCAAACAACACCTGTTCAGCTGGTGTTAATTACACAACCAATCTTACAAAGGATGCATCCATAGCTACCATTTCAAACAGCACGGCTGTACAGCTCAAACCCTCTGAAACCAAGGCCCCAGACCCCAAAAAGACTTACAACAGCGTGAGTAAGATTGACAAGATGTCCAGGATAGTGTTCCCAGTGCTGTTTGGGACCTTCAACCTGGTGTACTGGGCCACATATCTCAATAGGGAGCCAGTGATCAAAGGAGCTGTGTGA